TGGAATTAACTACAGTTTTCGCAACGATCTGCGCCGTTGCGTAATTTTCGGTCGCCATGATTTGATTCACGACGCACCGATTTCTCGCCTCGATTTGTTGGTGTGTCGCAATACTTTAATGTATTTTAATGCCGATATTCAGGCCAGGATTTTAGCTCGTTTTCACTTCGCAATTAATAACACTGGCTTTTTGTTTGTCGGTAAAGCAGAAATGCTACTAAGTCATGCTAATCTTTTCACGCCAGCCAATCTGAAATATCGAATTTTTTACAGAGTACCAAAAATTAGCTTGCGGGATCGTTTATTAATTATGACCGAAACTGGTAATAACGAAGCCAGCGATCATTCGGCGGGAAATATGCGGTTACGAGATGAAGCATTTGAATCGTTACCAATTGCTCAAATTGTCGTAGATATTCAGGGTAACTTAGTACTGGCTAATCGGCAAGCAAGGGTGTTGTTTGGTTTGAATACCCAAGACATCGGGCGACCTTTGCAAGATTTAGAATTATCTTATCGTCCAGCCGAATTACGCTCTCGGATCGAGCAAGCTTATAACGAACGTCGCACGGTTTTTATGACTGATATAGAACTTATTAAAGGAGAAGAAAATGTTATTTATCTCGATATCGATGTAATTCCCCTATTAGATAATAATGCCGATGCGCTAGGCGTTACGATTACTTTCAATAACGTCACTCGCTACAACGAGTTACAGCGAGACTTGCAACGTTCTACCCAAGAATTAGAAACTGCTTACGAAGAACTGCAAAGCACTAACGAAGAATTGGAAACTACTAACGAAGAACTGCAAAGCACTAACGAAGAATTAGAAACTACTAACGAAGAACTGCAAAGCACTAATGAAGAACTGGAGACGATGAACGAAGAACTCCAGTCCGCTAATGAAGAACTGCAAACGACTAATGACGAATTACGTCAGCGGACGGAAGAGTTAAACCGGGTCAGCATATTTATGGAATCGGTACTCACCAGCTTGCAACTAGGAATGGTAGTTTTAGATAACAGACTCAGCGTGCAACTTTGGAACGGTAGAGCAGAAGAGTTGTGGGGATTGCGTTCTGAAGAAGCGATCGGTTATTTCTTTTTCGATCTGGATATCGGTTTACCCGTAGATCAACTGCGGGGACTGATTCGCGCTTGTCAAACCGGGAACAGCGAAGAACAAATCACCGTCCTCAATGCAGTTAACCGTCGAGGTAAAAATATTCGTTGCCGAGTTATTTGTACTCAGCTAATAGTAGAAAACCAACCGCAGGGTGTCATCCTATTGATGGATGAACGGCAAGAATGAAGTGAGCGAGATTTGAGATGGGGAGATGGGGAGATGGGGAAAATCTGTTAACTCTAACTCCTGAATCCTGAATTCTGACTCCTAAATTCTGACTCCTAAATTCTTCTGCCAAATTTTTTCATCTGGTTAAAAAATTATGTCTGAAGAACAAAGGTATTTAGGAAATCTAGGTCAAAAAACGCTCTGATAGCTTATCGACATGGCAAATCGACTGAAGAAATCGGTAAAACCATGCAGCCAGAAGAAAATACATCCTGGGAAAAGGAATGCGGAAAGAGCATTGAAGAAAAGGAAAAGTTAATCAAAAAATATGCTGAGTTATCGCAATTACACGGGCAGCAAATGAATGAGTATGCCAACTCTACAGAACATTCTCAGGATGCGACAGAAGAACATATCAAAGCTGCGGCAGAACACGTAAAAGCTACTAAATAAATCATAGAATTGTTTTCAGCAATGTTACAAAAATCACAAAATCGGTCGAACCATCTAAACAAAAGGGAAATTGCCTCGTGAATTAGCTAGCATAACGAAAAAATAACCGATGCGAATCTTCCTATTGAAGGAAGCAAAAGCGCGATCGCTGAGCAGATGATGTAAATATACTTTTAGCTCAAACTCTTACGCTTAACTCAAACAATTTCCCATGCAAATCACCGATCGAGGAGTAAATAAGCTTGAGCAGCAAATCGAAACTTCTTTCGCTCAGCTAAAGGAGCTTTGGAATTATAGTAAACAATTGTCAAAGCCTCAGAAAAAAAAGCTGGTTGAAGCCCTAGAACAATTATCTGAAATGCTGCAAGAATGGCAAGATGCCAGGGGAGAACTGGACGCTTGTAATGCAGAGTTAAGTACCTCTCGTTTAGCGCTAGAGGTGGAAAGGCGGCGCTACCGAGAGTTGTTTGAGTTTGCACCGGATGGTTATATGGTGACAGACTCACAGGGAGTGATTTGGGAAGCTAATCAAGCGGCTGCTCAATTGCTGGGAACGAGACGCGATTGTTTGTTGAATAAACCATTAACGAGTTTTATTGCTCAGATCGATCGTCCTTATTTTGAGAGTAAGCTGACTAATTTATCGAGCAGCGAAACCATCAGGGATTGGGAAATTTTAATTCAGCCCGAGCGGGCCAAATCTTTTGCGGCTACCTTAACAGTAGCGCCAATGCGAAACAACGAACATCAGGTTATCGGTTGGCGCTGGCTAGTTAAAGATATTACCTTGCGAAAGGAATATGAAACCGCTTTGATTCGAGAATGTCAGAGTTTGGAAAAGCAAGTGGAGGAACATACGGTTCAGCTAAAAGCTGCGAATGAAGAATTAAAGAAACTGAATGGGGAATTAGAGCAGAAAGTGCGCGATCGCACTGCGGAGTTGCAAAAATCCCTTGAGTTGCAAGCGATGCTCAAACGGATTACCGATCGCATCCGAGATAGTTTTGACGAAAACGAAATTTTGCAAACCGCCGTCCGAGAATTAGTGGAAGTATTGGGTTTGGCTGGTGCGGATGCCGCGTTATACGATCTCGATCGGCAAACCTCCACGATTAGTTACGAGTATACCCCCTCTCTACCTTCAGCGCGGGGTCACGTAGTGGCAATGACTTCTTTCTCGGAAGTTTACCAACAGTTATTGCAAAATCAGCACTTTCAATTTTGTAATTTAGTCCCCAACATCAGAGGAGAAGTAGCGATTTTGGCTTGTCCGATGATGGATAAGCAAGAAGTGCTGGGCGATTTATGGTTATTTAAACCGCCAGCAGAAGCTTTTAAGGAGCAAGAAATTTTCTTGGCGCAACAAGTAGCCGCCCAATGCGCGATCGCGATTTGCCAAGTTCGTCTTTATCAGGCAGGACAATTGCAAGTTGCTCAATTAGAACAACTTAATAGTCTCAAAAATGAATTTATCAGCACGGTTTCCCACGAATTGCGGACGCCAGTATCTAATATGAAAATGGCGATTCAAATGTTAGGGATTACGCTGAATAAAGAGCAGGATTTATTTGCTGAATTAGCTAAGCCACCCGCAGAACAAAGTAAACTAGCTCGTTATTTTCAAATTTTGCAAAATGAATGCGAACGAGAAATCAATTTAATTAACGACTTACTGGATTTGCAACGCCTGGATATGGGAATGCAAAACCTAGTGCTAACGGCGATCGATCTATCGGAATGGATTCCTAATATTGTCGAATCATTTCAAGTCCGCGCTCAAAGACATTCTTTAAGTTTAGAAATTAATATTCCTTCTTCTATACCGAACTTAATTTGCGATCAGGCTAGCTTAGAGCGAGTAGTGAGCGAATTGCTCAATAATGCTTGCAAGTATACCCCACCGGGCGAAAAAATTACCGTGTCTGCTGCATATCAACTCGGCGTAATTAAATTAACGATCGCTAATTCAGGAGTAGAAATTCCCGATGTTGAGTTAAATCGAATTTTTGAAAGATTTTACCGCATTCCCAAAGCCGACCCCTGGAAACAAGGCGGTACTGGATTGGGGTTAGCATTGGTGCAAAAACTAGTAACTTATTTGAAAGGTACGATCGCGGTGAAAAGCGAACATAATCAAACTAGTTTTATAGTATCTTTTCCCATCAATAGTGAAGAGTAAATTCAGGAGTCAGAATTCAGAATTCAGAAGTCAGAATTCAGAAGTCATAATTCAGAAAATCTATTCTCTTTCTCCCCCCATCTCCCCATCTCCCCATCTCCCCTGCTCCCCTGCTCCCCTGCTCCCCTGCTCCCCTGCTCCCCGCCTCTTCACTTCTGCTTAATGGGAATTTCGATCGCGAACTCAGTACCCATACCAGGTTGACTGATGCAGCGCAATTGACCGCCGTGCCTTTCTACGATAATTTGGTAACTAATAGACAAACCAAGACCAGTTCCTTTGCCGATGGCTTTGGTGGTAAAAAAAGGATCGAAAAGCTTGTTTACCGTTTCTCGATCGATACCTGGGCCATTATCGGTTATAGAAATTTTGACAAAATTATTTACCATTTCCGTAACGATCGTAATTTTAGGATATTCTCGATCGCTCATTGACATAAATTGCGGCAGACTTCTTTCACTATGAGAAAAGTTTAATTGTTCCCTACCTGCGGGATTTTTCATTTTCATATTCATTTCAAGTGCATCAATAGCATTACTCAAAATATTCATGAATACCTGATTGAGTTGTCCGGCGTAGCACTCGACTAAAGGGAGTTGGCCATAATTTTTGATTACTTGAATTTCCGGATGATCTGGTTTGGCTTTGAGGCGGTTTTGGAGAATCATCAACGAACTATCAAGACCTTCATGAATATTAACTTGTTTGACATCCGCTTCATCTAAGCGAGAGAAATTTCGCAAGCTAATCACGATTTGCCGAATTCGTTCTGCACCTGCTCGCATAGAAGATAAAAGTTTCGGCATATCTTCAATTAAGAAAGATAGTTCAATGTCCTCTATTTCTGCTAAAATTTGTTCGGGAGGATTAGGATAAAATTCTTGATAAAGTTGTAATAGTTTAACTAAATCTTCGCCATATCCTCGAATATGATTGATATTTCCGTAAATGAAATTAACCGGATTATTGATTTCGTGTGCAATCCCAGCCACTAATTGACCGAGGCTAGACATTTTTTCGCTTTGAATTAGCTGTGCTTGAGTGCGTTTGAGTTCGTTAAGAGCGTTTTCCAGCTGGGTAGCTTGTTCTCTCAATTTTGCTTCTGCTTGCTTGCGTGCGGTAATTTCCATAATCACCGCACCGACACCGATTGATTTACTTTCTTCTCCCAGTAAGGGAAAGTAAGAAGCTATCCAATGACGTTCTATACCGGGACTTTTTGGTGTTTCACCACTCACTTCTATATTGAGAACTGGCTCTTTAGTAGCTAAAATTTTCTTTAACATCGGCTCTACTGTAGGTGCTAATTCGGGTACTACTTCCCCCATCGTTTTACCAAGCTGTTCCGCTACAGATAAACCAGTCATTTCTGCTAGCGATTCGTTCATTTGAGCGTACCGCACTCGGTCATCCCAAATCACCAATCCCACGGGTGCAGAACTAAAAAAGGCATCAAAACGAGCTTGTCGCAAGTATAATTCTTTTTCTAGTGCTTTGCGATCGCTAATATCCTGCACTACCCCCATGATATGTTTGGGGTTTCCCATTGCATCCCGCACCAAAGATAAAGTTAAATAACCCCAAATCATCGAGCCATCTTTGCGGATGTAACGGTTTTCTAAAGAGAAAGTGTTAATTTCACCTGCGATAATTTGACGCACGCATTGCTCGTCGGAACTTATATCTAATGGGTGAGTAATATCTCTAAACATTAACGATCGCAATTCTGATGGAGTATAACCCAAAATTTCACAAAACTTTTGGTTGACTTGCACGAATTTTCCATTTAGGTCTGTATTAGCTATTCCTACTGCGGCTTGCTCGAAAATAGCACGGAATTGTGATTCGTTTTCTCCCAAGGCAGATTCTATTTGTTGTCGCTCGATGATTTCTTCTAGAAGTTGCTGATTGAGTTGAGATAATTCGCGAGTTCTCTCCATTACCAGTTCTTCTAAATGTTCTTGATATTGTTTCAATGCGAATTCTACTTGTTTGCGATCGGTAATGTCTTTGTGAGTTCCCGTCATTCGCAATGGCTGACCTTTGTCATCGCGAGCAACCACTTTGCCGCTGTCTAAAACCCATTGCCATTCCCCTGATTTTTTCTTCATTCTAAATTCGGCTTGATAAGAGGAAGTACGTCCTTCTAAATGCGAATTTAGGATGGCTATTACTTCTGGTAAATCTTCAGGATGTAGCAGACTAATCCAACTATCGATATTACCTTCTAAATCTCCTTCATCATAC
This DNA window, taken from Leptolyngbyaceae cyanobacterium, encodes the following:
- a CDS encoding PAS domain S-box protein encodes the protein MYSSDNSELLSLFLEHGSRAVAMCDRDWRYLFVSRQWLTDFDLNDRNIIGCSHYEIFPNLLQKWQEVSQRSFAGIVEKNAEDCFIKSNGTVYWLKWEIRPCINPQNEVNQIIIEAEIISDRYLNKTPADIWENYSFSQAIFAGTSDVIFVKDMAGRYLTINSTAARIFNKFTEEIIGKNDWQLWPNEVANLITKTDREVIDTGLSVTLEEVIPAPDKIRTYLTTKSAYRDQQGNIRGLVVIARDITERKEAEEALRTNEERLKLALEATDDGLWDWDIASGEIYFNPKFIEMSGYDEGDLEGNIDSWISLLHPEDLPEVIAILNSHLEGRTSSYQAEFRMKKKSGEWQWVLDSGKVVARDDKGQPLRMTGTHKDITDRKQVEFALKQYQEHLEELVMERTRELSQLNQQLLEEIIERQQIESALGENESQFRAIFEQAAVGIANTDLNGKFVQVNQKFCEILGYTPSELRSLMFRDITHPLDISSDEQCVRQIIAGEINTFSLENRYIRKDGSMIWGYLTLSLVRDAMGNPKHIMGVVQDISDRKALEKELYLRQARFDAFFSSAPVGLVIWDDRVRYAQMNESLAEMTGLSVAEQLGKTMGEVVPELAPTVEPMLKKILATKEPVLNIEVSGETPKSPGIERHWIASYFPLLGEESKSIGVGAVIMEITARKQAEAKLREQATQLENALNELKRTQAQLIQSEKMSSLGQLVAGIAHEINNPVNFIYGNINHIRGYGEDLVKLLQLYQEFYPNPPEQILAEIEDIELSFLIEDMPKLLSSMRAGAERIRQIVISLRNFSRLDEADVKQVNIHEGLDSSLMILQNRLKAKPDHPEIQVIKNYGQLPLVECYAGQLNQVFMNILSNAIDALEMNMKMKNPAGREQLNFSHSERSLPQFMSMSDREYPKITIVTEMVNNFVKISITDNGPGIDRETVNKLFDPFFTTKAIGKGTGLGLSISYQIIVERHGGQLRCISQPGMGTEFAIEIPIKQK
- a CDS encoding ATP-binding protein, giving the protein MQITDRGVNKLEQQIETSFAQLKELWNYSKQLSKPQKKKLVEALEQLSEMLQEWQDARGELDACNAELSTSRLALEVERRRYRELFEFAPDGYMVTDSQGVIWEANQAAAQLLGTRRDCLLNKPLTSFIAQIDRPYFESKLTNLSSSETIRDWEILIQPERAKSFAATLTVAPMRNNEHQVIGWRWLVKDITLRKEYETALIRECQSLEKQVEEHTVQLKAANEELKKLNGELEQKVRDRTAELQKSLELQAMLKRITDRIRDSFDENEILQTAVRELVEVLGLAGADAALYDLDRQTSTISYEYTPSLPSARGHVVAMTSFSEVYQQLLQNQHFQFCNLVPNIRGEVAILACPMMDKQEVLGDLWLFKPPAEAFKEQEIFLAQQVAAQCAIAICQVRLYQAGQLQVAQLEQLNSLKNEFISTVSHELRTPVSNMKMAIQMLGITLNKEQDLFAELAKPPAEQSKLARYFQILQNECEREINLINDLLDLQRLDMGMQNLVLTAIDLSEWIPNIVESFQVRAQRHSLSLEINIPSSIPNLICDQASLERVVSELLNNACKYTPPGEKITVSAAYQLGVIKLTIANSGVEIPDVELNRIFERFYRIPKADPWKQGGTGLGLALVQKLVTYLKGTIAVKSEHNQTSFIVSFPINSEE
- a CDS encoding CheR family methyltransferase, encoding MSIVSPDPEFEILLQYLKRNRGFDFTGYKRPSLMRLMRKRIQRVGVQSFSEYLDYLQVHPSEVNQLFDALLLNVTNFFREPAGWQVLTDEIIPRILSAKPNNEPIRIWSAGCASGEEAYTIAIVMAEILGTEAFRNRVKIYATDLDEEALTQGRQAIYSAKSLQTVPEELRGKYFEPAGINYSFRNDLRRCVIFGRHDLIHDAPISRLDLLVCRNTLMYFNADIQARILARFHFAINNTGFLFVGKAEMLLSHANLFTPANLKYRIFYRVPKISLRDRLLIMTETGNNEASDHSAGNMRLRDEAFESLPIAQIVVDIQGNLVLANRQARVLFGLNTQDIGRPLQDLELSYRPAELRSRIEQAYNERRTVFMTDIELIKGEENVIYLDIDVIPLLDNNADALGVTITFNNVTRYNELQRDLQRSTQELETAYEELQSTNEELETTNEELQSTNEELETTNEELQSTNEELETMNEELQSANEELQTTNDELRQRTEELNRVSIFMESVLTSLQLGMVVLDNRLSVQLWNGRAEELWGLRSEEAIGYFFFDLDIGLPVDQLRGLIRACQTGNSEEQITVLNAVNRRGKNIRCRVICTQLIVENQPQGVILLMDERQE